GTCGGACGCCCCTTCGCCCATCCAGCCGTCGTCGCAATGATACAGAGCAATGTCACGATAGATTGAGTAAAAGGCGCCCCAGTTATTTTCGTTGGAATTACTGATACGACGCGTCAGCGCCCCGAAATCATCGGCAAGTTGTTTTTGGATCTCAATCAAACAAACCGGAGCTTCTTGGGCGTCAACCCTGCCAGCGTGGATACTGGCAAGCAACGCGCTCAACACAAGTATGGCAAGAAATCGCACTCCATCATTGTATCTTGCTGTAACAAGATCTCCCAAAGAAAACGCCCCGGCGGGTGCCGGGGCGTCTTTGTCAGTCTCTGAGCGATTTACAGCGGGATATTCCCGTGCTTCTTCCAGGGGTTGGTGTCCTTCTTGTCGCGGAGCATGTCGAAGGCGCTGACCAGGCGTGAGCGCGTCTCGGCCGGATCGATGACCTCGTCGACGTAACCAAGCTCGGCAGCCTTGTAGGGGTTGGCGAACAGGCTCTTGTATTCCTCGATCAGCTCGGCGCGCTTGGCGTCGGGATCGGCCGCTTCCTTGATCTCGCCGCGATGGATGATGCCGACGGCGCCATCGGCGCCCATCACTGCAACCTCTGCAATGGGGTAAGC
The Chrysiogenia bacterium genome window above contains:
- a CDS encoding methylmalonyl-CoA carboxyltransferase, with the protein product AYPIAEVAVMGADGAVGIIHRGEIKEAADPDAKRAELIEEYKSLFANPYKAAELGYVDEVIDPAETRSRLVSAFDMLRDKKDTNPWKKHGNIPL